Proteins from a genomic interval of Providencia stuartii:
- a CDS encoding ABC transporter substrate-binding protein, producing the protein MMNFLYKSLCSLPIFLVAFHSNAAPVATAVKQAITINNGSEVASLDPHKVEGIPETSIILNLLEGLIYTDVDGKVTPGVAESWTNENYTTWVFTLRDNAKWSDGSPVTAQDFVYSWQRLADPKTGSPYSSYLQSAYIENAAEILKGQKPLESLGVKALDEKHLQVTLSHPVPYFIDMLNHTAMKPVNKQAIEKYGDKWTQSNHFVGNGAYLLDKWVVNERIVLKRNPLYWNNQNSKIDEATFLTISSEVSDVNRYRSGEIDISNSAIPPVLYKKMQSERPDELYVRPYLCTFYYEINNNKPPFTDPRVREAIKLGLDRDIITHKIMGQGQIVAYGFTPTFINNSDFSPPEWASWSDEKRYQRAKALLAEAGYNAANPLKFSLLYNTSDQNKQQAIVAASMWKKNIGAEVSLQNQEWKTSLQSRHDGNYDVVRATWCADYNEPSAFLNIMSSDSSNNTAFYKNPQFDSLLEKALVAPDDAARKQIYQQAEALLDQDSALIPVYYRVSVRLVNPAIGGFKGKDPLDYMDIKRLYINQTNK; encoded by the coding sequence ATGATGAATTTTCTTTATAAGAGTTTGTGTTCACTACCTATTTTTTTAGTTGCATTTCATTCTAATGCCGCGCCTGTAGCGACGGCAGTTAAACAAGCTATTACGATTAATAATGGTTCTGAAGTTGCTTCATTAGATCCACATAAAGTTGAGGGTATACCGGAAACCAGTATTATCCTTAACCTGCTTGAAGGGCTCATTTATACGGATGTTGACGGTAAAGTCACGCCAGGCGTGGCTGAAAGTTGGACTAATGAGAATTATACCACTTGGGTATTTACGCTCAGAGATAATGCGAAATGGAGCGATGGTTCTCCTGTGACTGCCCAAGATTTTGTTTACAGTTGGCAGCGATTAGCTGATCCAAAAACAGGTTCACCTTATTCAAGTTATCTGCAAAGTGCCTATATTGAAAATGCTGCTGAGATTTTAAAAGGTCAAAAACCACTGGAGTCGCTAGGTGTAAAAGCACTCGATGAAAAACATTTACAAGTCACGCTGAGCCATCCTGTGCCTTATTTTATTGATATGCTTAACCATACGGCGATGAAACCCGTAAATAAGCAAGCAATTGAAAAATATGGGGATAAGTGGACGCAAAGTAATCATTTTGTCGGAAATGGCGCCTATTTATTGGATAAGTGGGTTGTTAACGAACGTATTGTTCTTAAACGTAACCCTTTGTATTGGAATAATCAGAATAGCAAAATAGATGAAGCAACTTTTTTAACCATTTCGTCGGAAGTCAGTGATGTCAATCGTTATCGTAGTGGTGAAATTGATATTAGTAATTCCGCTATTCCCCCCGTTTTATATAAAAAAATGCAATCAGAGCGACCAGATGAATTATATGTTCGTCCTTACTTATGCACTTTTTATTATGAGATTAATAATAACAAGCCACCTTTTACTGACCCCAGAGTGCGAGAAGCCATAAAACTCGGATTGGATAGAGACATTATTACTCATAAAATTATGGGACAAGGGCAGATAGTTGCTTATGGTTTTACGCCTACTTTTATTAATAATAGTGATTTTTCACCGCCTGAGTGGGCAAGTTGGAGTGATGAGAAACGCTATCAACGTGCAAAAGCGCTTTTAGCTGAAGCAGGCTACAATGCCGCGAATCCACTTAAATTTTCTCTGCTTTATAACACTTCTGATCAAAACAAACAGCAAGCCATAGTTGCTGCTTCCATGTGGAAAAAAAATATTGGGGCAGAAGTGAGCTTACAAAATCAAGAATGGAAAACATCATTACAAAGCCGCCACGACGGTAATTATGATGTCGTACGTGCGACTTGGTGTGCCGACTATAATGAGCCTTCTGCATTTTTGAACATCATGTCTTCAGATAGTAGTAATAATACCGCTTTCTATAAAAACCCTCAGTTCGATTCTCTATTAGAAAAAGCATTAGTTGCGCCTGATGATGCAGCGCGCAAGCAAATTTATCAACAGGCGGAGGCCTTGCTTGATCAAGATTCAGCGCTTATTCCTGTTTATTACCGAGTAAGTGTTCGATTGGTTAACCCAGCAATTGGAGGATTTAAAGGTAAAGACCCTCTTGATTATATGGATATTAAGCGGTTATATATAAACCAAACTAATAAATAG